A stretch of the Lolium perenne isolate Kyuss_39 chromosome 3, Kyuss_2.0, whole genome shotgun sequence genome encodes the following:
- the LOC127340666 gene encoding putative disease resistance protein RGA3, producing MGTILDALTSKFLTKLVQLIENEVVMMLSIKKDIKRLKKNLEHFSAVREDAEALAMEDRRIEAWWKNMSDVMFDVDVIIDLVMVHSQKLLLPARSVCCNQSMVSCLGKLSFDPKVARRIKDINDKLDEIKMNTEMFNLGRTSCQQFQVSIVDRNKTSPVDELEVVGKQIKQSVDDMVQIIVSRFHENRSSVLGIQGMGGIGKTTLAQKIYNEQVIREVFQVHIWLCISQSYTETGLLKQAIRMAGEKCDQLETKTELLPLLLDTIKGKSVFLVLDDVWKSDVWIDLLRSPFMRASNCHVLVTTRNHDVLAEMHATHTHQVNTMNYDDGLELLMKKSFQPYEQISELKKVGYEIVKKCDGLPLAIKVVAGVLSTKRTTPEWKNIRDSKWSIHGLPEELAGSLYLSYSNLPPELKQCFLWCALLPPNFEIRRDAVSSWWVAEGFVRKEHELSMHEIAEEYYLELVRRNLLQPIPVFVDKGVSTMHGLLRSLGQFLTKDHSLFMNVQSNGAMSNLRRLGISDAVEEIPSLEEHKCLRSLLLFNNKNFKSVDKDIFRKLQHIRVLVLSRTSIQNIPESLGRLVLLRLLDLSYTEINKLPDSTGSLISLEYLSLLGCRQLDSLPAGLMRLSKLSFLWLEHTAIDHVPKGIAKFQQLYGLKGVFESGTGFKLDELRCLPNIQRLWIEKLEKAAPGGDLVLKDSHNLKELGLCCTVASTQEIIRYQIDEVERIQQVYDMLIPSPSLEYIFVVAFPGTMFPGWLGSKPELTMPNLGHMHLNVCISCLELPPAGQMPHLQVFQIEGADSVESIGTEFLGRGVGSPAVFFPELELLHITRMCSLKSWSLDTGNPCDIMEGNLPESLMPKLKRLLLVFRQREVSVG from the coding sequence ATGGGCACCATTCTGGATGCTCTCACTTCGAAATTTTTGACAAAGCTGGTTCAACTTATTGAAAATGAGGTTGTAATGATGCTAAGCATCAAAAAGGATATCAAGAGGCTGAAGAAAAATCTGGAACACTTCAGCGCTGTTCGTGAGGATGCCGAAGCTCTGGCCATGGAAGATAGACGGATAGAGGCATGGTGGAAGAACATGAGCGATGTTATGTTTGATGTTGATGTCATCATAGATCTTGTTATGGTTCATTCACAGAAGCTTTTGCTACCAGCTAGATCGGTATGTTGCAATCAGTCTATGGTATCTTGTTTGGGAAAGCTTTCATTTGACCCCAAGGTGGCTAGAAGAATTAAGGACATAAATGATAAGCTTGATGAGATTAAAATGAACACAGAGATGTTCAACCTGGGTAGAACAAGTTGTCAACAATTTCAAGTATCAATTGTGGATAGAAATAAGACATCTCCTGTTGATGAACTAGAGGTTGTCGGAAAACAGATCAAACAGTCCGTTGATGACATGGTACAAATTATTGTCAGTAGGTTCCACGAGAATAGGTCAAGCGTTTTGGGGATCCAAGGGATGGGAGGCATCGGTAAGACGACACTAGCTCAGAAGATATATAATGAGCAGGTGATAAGAGAGGTATTCCAAGTTCATATATGGTTATGCATTTCTCAGAGCTATACAGAGACCGGGTTGTTAAAGCAGGCAATACGAATGGCTGGAGAAAAGTGTGATCAATTAGAGACCAAAACCGAGCTTCTGCCACTTTTACTGGACACTATCAAAGGAAAGAGTGTATTTCTTGTGCTGGATGATGTGTGGAAATCTGATGTCTGGATTGATCTTCTTCGATCGCCTTTCATGAGAGCCTCGAATTGCCATGTCCTTGTCACCACAAGAAACCATGATGTTTTGGCAGAAATGCATGCAACACATACTCACCAAGTAAACACAATGAATTATGATGATGGCTTAGAGCTGCTTATGAAGAAGTCCTTTCAGCCTTACGAGCAAATAAGTGAACTCAAGAAAGTTGGGTATGAAATTGTAAAGAAATGTGATGGTCTTCCTCTTGCTATCAAGGTTGTTGCAGGTGTCCTATCTACCAAAAGAACAACTCCGGAATGGAAGAACATCCGAGATAGCAAATGGTCCATTCATGGACTCCCAGAGGAACTCGCAGGCTCCCTGTATTTAAGTTACAGCAACTTACCCCCTGAACTTAAACAGTGCTTTCTCTGGTGTGCATTGCTGCCTCCTAATTTTGAAATCCGTCGTGATGCTGTATCTTCCTGGTGGGTGGCCGAAGGTTTTGTGAGGAAAGAGCATGAGTTATCAATGCATGAAATTGCTGAAGAGTATTACCTTGAGCTAGTTAGGAGGAATCTTCTTCAACCAATACCAGTGTTCGTGGACAAGGGTGTGTCAACGATGCACGGTCTATTGAGGTCACTTGGACAATTTCTAACAAAGGACCACTCCCTTTTCATGAATGTACAAAGTAATGGTGCCATGTCAAATCTGCGCCGCTTAGGTATCAGTGACGCTGTAGAAGAAATACCCTCTCTAGAAGAGCACAAGTGCTTGAGGAGCCTCCTACTTTTTAATAACAAGAACTTCAAGTCAGTTGACAAGGACATTTTCAGAAAGCTTCAGCATATCCGTGTCTTAGTTCTCAGTCGAACAAGCATCCAAAACATACCAGAGTCACTGGGAAGATTGGTGCTATTAAGGTTGTTAGATCTGAGCTATACGGAAATTAACAAACTTCCAGATTCCACAGGTAGCCTCATCAGCCTTGAATACCTCTCGTTGCTTGGTTGCCGCCAATTGGATAGCCTACCAGCAGGTCTGATGAGACTGTCTAAACTAAGTTTTTTGTGGCTAGAACATACTGCAATTGATCATGTTCCAAAAGGCATTGCAAAGTTTCAGCAGCTCTACGGCCTAAAAGGAGTTTTCGAGAGTGGAACTGGATTCAAATTAGATGAGTTGCGATGCCTTCCCAATATCCAACGTCTGTGGATCGAGAAGCTAGAGAAAGCTGCACCAGGAGGTGATCTTGTACTTAAGGACAGCCATAATCTTAAAGAACTGGGACTGTGCTGCACAGTGGCTAGTACTCAAGAGATAATTCGGTACCAGATTGATGAGGTTGAGAGAATTCAGCAAGTTTATGATATGCTTATTCCATCACCAAGCCTAGAATATATTTTTGTTGTTGCGTTCCCTGGTACAATGTTCCCAGGATGGCTAGGTTCAAAACCAGAGCTTACTATGCCCAATTTGGGTCATATGCACCTGAATGTGTGCATATCATGTTTAGAGCTTCCACCCGCAGGCCAGATGCCACACCTACAAGTTTTTCAGATTGAAGGTGCAGATTCTGTAGAGAGCATTGGCACAGAATTCCTGGGTAGAGGAGTCGGAAGTCCAGCAGTCTTTTTCCCAGAGCTTGAACTACTTCACATCACTCGCATGTGCAGTTTGAAAAGTTGGTCCCTCGACACTGGGAATCCCTGTGATATTATGGAGGGCAATCTTCCAGAGTCTCTGATGCCTAAACTTAAGCGGCTGCTACTCGTATTCAGACAACGGGAGGTGTCTGTTGGTTGA